The proteins below are encoded in one region of Holophagaceae bacterium:
- a CDS encoding prepilin-type N-terminal cleavage/methylation domain-containing protein yields MKKQSGFTLIELLLVLAIIGIISAIAIPALLSQRARARDKAGISNMVSMIDDGVGQYDKAKEKGLASAAITTSLNAYLAATHPATKDKNPWNTAAGAYIQTFTAGTAGTKSAFLNGMTAGSLGTAKMYIAYPTSTLGGWIGGIVKVQNTIDGSLTVRKATAIE; encoded by the coding sequence ATGAAGAAGCAATCCGGTTTCACCCTCATCGAGCTGCTGCTCGTGCTTGCCATCATCGGCATCATCAGCGCCATCGCGATTCCCGCCCTGCTCAGCCAGCGCGCCCGGGCCCGTGACAAGGCGGGCATCTCCAACATGGTGAGCATGATCGATGACGGCGTCGGCCAGTACGACAAGGCGAAGGAAAAGGGCCTTGCCTCCGCCGCCATCACCACTTCCCTGAATGCGTACCTGGCCGCCACCCACCCGGCCACCAAGGACAAGAACCCCTGGAATACCGCCGCTGGCGCCTACATCCAGACGTTCACGGCCGGAACGGCCGGCACCAAGTCCGCGTTCCTCAATGGCATGACTGCGGGCTCCCTGGGCACCGCGAAGATGTACATCGCCTATCCGACTTCCACCCTCGGCGGATGGATCGGCGGCATCGTGAAGGTCCAGAACACCATCGACGGCTCCCTGACCGTTCGCAAGGCCACCGCCATCGAGTAG
- a CDS encoding class I SAM-dependent methyltransferase, whose translation MQQHPIPADLASLYEQYPIHAKKSRLHEWLRRLVFRGAYFDGTLLQPGAAILDFGCGDGWYLDSLKRLGLRRAGYEFDADHAIRLSEHLGVPVWSDWAALETSAAPPFDAVALHYVMEHLADPSTCLQSIRDVLVPGGLVYILLPNIHSWEARLFGRLWHGLDPPRHLSFPDESVIERLAQAHGFKLVSTRKVAFPNTVAASLAVFFFGRFKQMAFLAFYPLGMLASWLFPSGSMAYTLKKS comes from the coding sequence GTGCAACAGCATCCCATTCCCGCGGATCTCGCCAGCCTCTACGAGCAATATCCCATCCACGCGAAGAAATCACGCCTGCACGAATGGCTGCGGCGCCTTGTCTTCCGCGGCGCTTATTTCGATGGGACGCTTCTGCAGCCCGGGGCTGCGATCCTGGATTTCGGCTGTGGGGATGGTTGGTACCTGGACAGCCTGAAGCGACTGGGCTTGCGCCGGGCGGGGTATGAATTCGATGCGGATCACGCCATCCGGTTGTCCGAACATCTGGGGGTCCCGGTCTGGAGCGATTGGGCTGCCCTGGAAACCAGCGCGGCGCCTCCCTTCGACGCGGTGGCCCTGCACTATGTGATGGAACACCTGGCCGATCCCTCCACCTGCCTGCAAAGCATCCGCGATGTGCTGGTTCCAGGCGGTCTGGTCTACATCCTCCTGCCGAATATCCATTCCTGGGAAGCGCGCCTCTTCGGCCGCCTTTGGCATGGGCTCGACCCGCCACGGCACCTGTCCTTCCCGGATGAAAGTGTCATCGAACGGCTGGCCCAGGCCCACGGATTCAAATTGGTTTCCACCAGGAAAGTCGCCTTCCCCAACACTGTTGCCGCAAGCCTGGCCGTGTTCTTTTTCGGCCGGTTCAAGCAGATGGCCTTCCTTGCCTTCTACCCGCTCGGCATGTTGGCCTCCTGGCTGTTCCCCAGTGGTTCGATGGCCTATACCTTGAAAAAATCCTGA
- a CDS encoding NAD(P)-dependent oxidoreductase yields the protein MKALVTGANGFIGSHVCRELLARGCDVYAVLRPGSGSQRLPEQTHRLHRVECDVFRAPDTELLRHCEGIEACIHCAWHVVPGEYLASPLNDDCRQGSLRLISALLAQGCGQITGVGTCFEYSLTATPLDESAPTLPLTPYASAKLSTGREGEALAQASGAAFAWARLFYLYGPWEDSRRLVPDVALRLLGGEHAAVTSGFQVRDYLHVEDVAAALVDVTLAGMRGPVNIGSGRPTRVHEIVRLLGEITGGTDLLDFGARQENAMDPPYVCADNKRLRDEADWRPRYDLRAGLEQTVSWWKGHS from the coding sequence ATGAAGGCGCTGGTCACAGGGGCCAACGGGTTCATCGGTTCCCACGTGTGCCGGGAGCTGCTGGCGCGCGGTTGCGACGTGTATGCGGTGCTTCGTCCTGGCAGTGGATCCCAACGCCTTCCAGAGCAAACTCATCGGCTCCACCGAGTGGAATGCGACGTGTTCAGGGCTCCCGACACGGAGCTCCTCCGGCATTGCGAGGGCATCGAAGCCTGCATCCACTGCGCGTGGCATGTGGTGCCCGGGGAATACCTCGCCTCGCCCCTGAACGACGATTGCCGCCAAGGCAGCCTGCGTTTGATTTCCGCCCTGCTCGCCCAAGGGTGCGGCCAGATCACCGGTGTCGGAACCTGTTTCGAATATTCGCTGACGGCAACCCCGTTGGATGAATCCGCGCCCACCCTGCCCCTCACGCCCTACGCCAGCGCGAAGCTATCCACCGGCCGGGAAGGCGAGGCGCTCGCTCAGGCTTCGGGAGCTGCCTTCGCATGGGCCCGCCTGTTCTACCTGTATGGCCCCTGGGAGGACTCCCGCCGCCTGGTGCCCGATGTCGCGTTGAGGCTGCTGGGCGGGGAACACGCTGCGGTCACTTCAGGATTCCAGGTGCGGGACTACCTGCATGTCGAGGATGTTGCAGCGGCCCTTGTCGATGTGACCCTCGCCGGAATGCGGGGACCGGTGAACATCGGGTCCGGGCGCCCGACCCGGGTGCATGAGATCGTGCGGCTCCTCGGAGAAATCACCGGGGGGACCGATCTCCTTGATTTTGGCGCACGGCAGGAGAATGCGATGGATCCGCCCTATGTTTGCGCGGACAACAAGCGCCTGCGGGATGAGGCGGACTGGCGCCCGCGCTACGACCTCAGGGCGGGCCTGGAACAAACGGTCTCGTGGTGGAAAGGCCATTCATGA
- the rfbC gene encoding dTDP-4-dehydrorhamnose 3,5-epimerase → MKFIPSVLGGAFRIEMDRLEDERGFFARTWCGREAELHDLIPGIAQCNISFNRRRGTLRGMHFQAEPHREAKLVRCTRGAVFDVILDLRPGSPTFKKWEGFELDEENGAAIYVPEGFAHGFQTLSDDAEVHYQMSEFFHEDCAKGVRWNDPAFGIDWPVPDPILSAKDAAYPDFTG, encoded by the coding sequence TTGAAATTCATTCCGTCTGTCCTGGGTGGAGCCTTCCGCATCGAGATGGATCGTCTGGAGGATGAACGCGGTTTCTTCGCCCGCACTTGGTGCGGCCGCGAGGCGGAACTCCATGACCTCATCCCCGGAATCGCCCAGTGCAACATCTCCTTCAACCGCAGGCGCGGCACGCTGCGCGGCATGCATTTCCAGGCTGAACCCCATCGGGAGGCCAAGCTGGTGCGCTGCACCCGCGGCGCAGTGTTCGATGTGATCCTCGACCTCCGGCCCGGTTCGCCCACCTTCAAGAAGTGGGAAGGTTTCGAACTCGACGAGGAAAACGGCGCCGCGATCTATGTTCCAGAAGGCTTCGCCCACGGATTCCAGACTTTGAGCGACGATGCGGAAGTCCATTACCAGATGTCCGAGTTCTTCCACGAGGACTGCGCCAAGGGCGTCCGCTGGAACGACCCCGCCTTCGGCATCGACTGGCCTGTTCCGGATCCGATCCTTTCCGCGAAGGACGCGGCCTACCCGGATTTCACGGGATGA
- a CDS encoding methyltransferase domain-containing protein, producing MNMLCCRSCGAELHQVFMDLGASPLSNRYLSAEDLLVMEPTYPLKSHVCTQCWLVQLPAVVTPEQLFSDYPYFSSYSDSWLKHSEAYVESITKQLGLTSAHHVVEIASNDGYLLQYFAQRGIPVHGVEPAANVAAEAEAKGIPTLVRFFGTRTAEDMAAAGLKADLLLGNNVLAHVPDLNDFIAGMELLLNPGGVITMEFPHLLRLMELNQFDTIYHEHFSYFSFLAVEQAFLRHGLELFDVEELPAHGGSLRIYGRHLADASEPVGPRVVELRQREVSLGLDHADAYERFTRQVEETKRGLLTFLIDAKRSGKSIVGYGAPAKGNTLLNYCGIRTDFLDYTVDRSKHKQGRYLPGSRIPVFSPDRIKETKPDFVLVLPWNLREEIMDQMAHIRDWGGRFVLPIPRVEVLP from the coding sequence ATGAATATGCTTTGCTGCAGGTCTTGCGGTGCCGAACTCCACCAGGTCTTCATGGACCTAGGGGCCTCGCCCCTCTCGAACCGGTACCTGAGCGCCGAGGACCTGCTGGTGATGGAGCCGACCTATCCGTTGAAATCCCACGTCTGCACACAATGCTGGCTCGTGCAGCTCCCGGCGGTCGTGACCCCGGAGCAATTGTTCTCCGACTATCCCTACTTTTCCTCCTATTCGGATTCGTGGCTGAAGCACTCCGAGGCGTATGTGGAGTCGATCACCAAGCAGCTCGGATTGACCTCCGCCCACCATGTGGTGGAAATCGCCAGCAATGACGGCTATCTCCTTCAATATTTCGCCCAACGGGGCATCCCGGTCCACGGGGTCGAACCGGCAGCGAATGTCGCGGCTGAAGCGGAAGCCAAGGGGATCCCCACGCTGGTGCGGTTCTTCGGCACCCGCACGGCCGAAGACATGGCCGCCGCCGGTCTCAAGGCAGACCTGCTGCTGGGGAACAATGTGCTGGCCCACGTGCCCGACTTGAACGATTTCATCGCGGGCATGGAACTGCTCCTGAATCCGGGCGGGGTGATCACGATGGAGTTCCCCCACTTGCTGCGCCTGATGGAACTGAACCAGTTCGACACGATCTACCACGAGCATTTCTCCTATTTCTCGTTCCTTGCGGTGGAGCAGGCCTTCCTCCGCCATGGCCTCGAGCTGTTCGACGTGGAGGAGCTCCCGGCCCATGGCGGCTCCCTGAGAATCTACGGCAGGCACCTGGCCGACGCATCGGAGCCGGTCGGCCCCCGGGTTGTGGAACTCCGGCAGCGCGAGGTGTCGCTGGGCCTCGATCATGCGGATGCCTACGAAAGGTTCACGCGGCAGGTCGAGGAGACCAAGCGCGGGCTGCTCACGTTCCTCATCGACGCCAAGCGCTCGGGCAAGTCCATCGTCGGCTACGGCGCGCCGGCAAAGGGGAACACGCTGCTCAACTACTGCGGCATCAGGACGGATTTCCTGGACTACACCGTCGACCGCAGCAAGCACAAGCAGGGGCGGTACCTGCCCGGTTCCCGGATTCCGGTCTTCAGCCCGGATCGGATCAAAGAGACGAAGCCCGATTTCGTGCTGGTGCTGCCCTGGAATCTACGCGAGGAAATCATGGACCAGATGGCCCATATACGCGATTGGGGAGGCCGCTTCGTCCTGCCCATTCCGCGGGTCGAGGTCCTTCCTTGA
- the rfbG gene encoding CDP-glucose 4,6-dehydratase — translation MNPGFWKDRSVFITGHTGFKGAWLCMWLRHMGARVTGYALDPPTEPSLFNLADVGAEVVDLRGDVRDAAALESAISHAEPEIILHLAAQSLVRVSYQEPVETFATNVMGTVHLLDAVRRVSSVRAVLVVTSDKCYENREWTRGYREDDAMGGFDPYSSSKGCAELVTAAYRRSFFDGQSGRPLGIATARAGNVIGGGDWAQDRLLPDLLKSFSDGRSAVIRNPLATRPWQHVLEPLRGYLMLAERLWGGDKDMPGGWNFGPLETDVKPVSWIADTAARRWGGNAAWERDPASHPHEAHSLQLDITKAEDQLGWHPVLGVEDAVAWTVRWYRGLLDGKSAKALALRDIGEYGDRLAARHG, via the coding sequence ATGAATCCGGGCTTCTGGAAGGATCGATCGGTCTTCATCACAGGCCATACGGGCTTCAAGGGTGCTTGGCTTTGCATGTGGCTGCGCCACATGGGTGCCCGCGTGACCGGGTACGCGTTGGATCCGCCCACGGAACCGAGCCTGTTCAACCTGGCGGATGTGGGCGCTGAGGTGGTGGATCTGCGTGGGGACGTGCGGGACGCGGCGGCATTGGAATCGGCGATCAGCCACGCAGAGCCGGAGATCATCCTTCACCTCGCCGCCCAGTCGCTGGTGCGGGTCTCCTACCAGGAACCCGTCGAGACCTTCGCGACCAACGTGATGGGAACCGTGCATCTCCTGGATGCGGTCCGTCGCGTTTCCAGCGTGAGGGCGGTCCTGGTTGTCACCAGCGATAAATGTTACGAAAACCGCGAGTGGACCCGCGGATACCGTGAAGATGATGCGATGGGAGGATTCGATCCCTATTCCAGCAGCAAGGGCTGTGCGGAATTGGTCACGGCGGCCTACCGGCGTTCCTTTTTCGATGGACAGTCTGGCCGACCACTCGGAATCGCGACCGCAAGGGCCGGGAATGTCATCGGAGGCGGGGACTGGGCCCAGGACCGCTTGCTGCCCGACCTTCTGAAATCCTTTTCGGATGGCCGGTCCGCGGTGATCCGGAATCCCCTGGCGACGCGTCCCTGGCAGCATGTGCTCGAACCGCTCCGGGGCTACCTGATGCTGGCCGAGAGGCTCTGGGGCGGCGATAAGGATATGCCGGGCGGATGGAATTTCGGCCCCCTTGAGACCGACGTGAAGCCGGTCTCCTGGATCGCGGATACCGCCGCGCGGCGCTGGGGCGGAAACGCCGCCTGGGAGAGGGATCCAGCCTCCCATCCTCATGAGGCCCATTCCCTCCAGTTGGACATCACCAAAGCTGAAGATCAGCTCGGTTGGCATCCGGTCCTCGGTGTCGAGGATGCGGTAGCCTGGACGGTTCGCTGGTACCGTGGGCTGTTGGATGGAAAGTCGGCCAAGGCCCTGGCTTTGCGCGACATTGGTGAATACGGGGACCGGCTTGCCGCCCGTCACGGATAG
- the rfbF gene encoding glucose-1-phosphate cytidylyltransferase, with protein MNQFLPVGILTGGLGTRLSEETVLKPKPMVEIGGMPILWHIMKIFAAHGADDFFLALGYKGEVIKEFFFQYRYRASDFTIHLESGAVDINRPPTENWHVHLMDTGQHTQTGGRVKRLLKQAGRTMLLTYGDGVSDVDIDKLVDFHRKHGKLATVTAVRPPARFGELKLKDGMVTAFDEKPQIGEGWINGGFFVLEPEVADYIEGDPTVFEREPLERLASEGQLAVYEHHGFWQCMDTLRDVRQLEEMWQSGSAPWEKKTR; from the coding sequence ATGAACCAATTTCTTCCTGTTGGCATCCTCACCGGCGGATTGGGAACACGTCTTTCCGAAGAGACCGTGCTCAAACCCAAACCCATGGTCGAGATCGGGGGCATGCCGATCCTGTGGCACATCATGAAGATCTTCGCGGCCCACGGCGCGGACGATTTCTTCCTGGCGCTCGGGTACAAAGGTGAAGTCATCAAAGAATTCTTCTTCCAGTACCGCTACCGTGCCAGCGATTTCACCATCCATCTCGAGTCGGGGGCCGTGGACATCAACCGCCCTCCCACCGAGAACTGGCACGTGCATCTGATGGATACGGGCCAGCACACGCAGACCGGCGGGCGCGTGAAAAGGTTGTTGAAGCAGGCAGGCCGGACCATGCTTCTGACCTACGGAGACGGCGTGAGCGACGTCGATATCGACAAACTTGTCGATTTCCACCGCAAGCACGGCAAGCTTGCCACGGTGACCGCCGTCCGTCCTCCGGCCCGATTCGGCGAGTTGAAGCTGAAGGATGGAATGGTGACCGCCTTCGATGAAAAGCCCCAGATCGGCGAGGGCTGGATCAATGGCGGATTTTTTGTGCTCGAACCCGAAGTTGCCGATTACATCGAAGGGGATCCCACTGTTTTCGAGCGGGAACCCTTGGAACGCCTTGCTTCTGAAGGCCAGTTGGCCGTGTACGAACATCACGGGTTCTGGCAGTGCATGGACACCCTCCGCGATGTCCGGCAGCTGGAGGAGATGTGGCAGAGCGGCAGTGCCCCGTGGGAGAAGAAAACCAGATGA
- a CDS encoding glycosyltransferase family 2 protein — protein MGSTPLVSVCIPVYNTERFITEALHSVLNQSFRDLEVVVVDNASTDSTPELLAKIADPRVRLFRNEQNIGAAGNFNRAMSLARGRYIKLLCADDLLYPTCLEKQVEVLEADTRAEISMVCCSRDIVDSRGKRWLRRGFPGQPGRLGGALATAMSIRHGTNIFGEPGAILARAELARAAGGFDPRYSYCIDLDFWCRLLAAGDLHVIDETLCAFRLSEQSWSLSLGHRQHLEYAEFMEDLHKKRGLHLTWFDRSAGRLRSRLNAFLRQGLTRFILFNSRSRK, from the coding sequence ATGGGCTCCACTCCGCTCGTCTCGGTGTGCATTCCCGTCTACAACACGGAGCGCTTCATTACCGAAGCCCTCCACTCTGTGCTCAACCAGTCCTTCCGTGATTTGGAAGTGGTGGTGGTGGACAATGCATCCACCGACTCGACGCCCGAACTGCTCGCGAAAATCGCGGATCCGAGGGTCCGGCTGTTCCGGAACGAACAAAACATCGGCGCCGCTGGAAATTTCAATCGCGCGATGTCGCTGGCCCGGGGGCGGTACATCAAGCTCCTTTGCGCGGATGACTTGCTTTATCCCACCTGCCTGGAGAAGCAGGTCGAGGTCCTGGAGGCGGATACCCGAGCGGAAATCTCCATGGTCTGCTGTTCGAGGGACATCGTGGACTCCAGAGGCAAACGGTGGCTGCGCCGTGGATTCCCCGGTCAGCCGGGTCGGTTGGGTGGAGCCCTCGCGACCGCGATGTCCATCCGGCATGGCACCAACATCTTTGGAGAGCCCGGCGCCATCCTTGCGCGGGCGGAATTGGCGCGGGCCGCCGGAGGCTTCGACCCCCGCTATAGTTATTGCATCGACCTCGATTTCTGGTGCCGACTCTTGGCCGCAGGAGACCTCCACGTGATCGACGAGACACTTTGCGCCTTCCGCCTTTCAGAGCAGTCCTGGAGCCTTTCGTTGGGCCATCGCCAGCACCTGGAATATGCCGAGTTCATGGAAGACCTGCATAAAAAACGCGGGCTGCACCTGACTTGGTTTGACAGGTCGGCGGGGCGCCTGCGCTCGCGCCTGAACGCCTTTCTGAGGCAGGGCCTCACCAGGTTCATCCTTTTCAATTCGCGGAGCCGGAAATGA
- a CDS encoding putative sugar O-methyltransferase, with translation MIQDMRKAGTLFQPSPFWEQLIAQQVRQLEEEGIEHFKKTVNLRYFSWDVKWMLAQQFLPLARAWFQAREWNIFFRGAGIDSAGGRKIFGPVMGYLYGIALALMKKFVAMRDPLGLMDSLEEPLTGDPIYIRRDGLRLSQDLCNSVHEFYAATTGLGGEIKGDLEVVELGAGYGRVGFVFLKALKGCRYTVIDIPPTLYVAQEYLSAEFPGIPIFKYRDFSSFDEIRTEFENAQIRFIAAHQIELLPEKHFDLFLNISSLAEMTREQIDFYFAQIDRLTRRFFYTKQWRNSRAPGNGFRVTEFGYPVPKTWTTLFHERHPMQRFFFHALYSLPR, from the coding sequence ATGATCCAGGACATGCGGAAGGCTGGGACCCTATTCCAGCCTTCTCCGTTCTGGGAGCAGCTCATCGCCCAGCAGGTCCGCCAACTGGAAGAAGAGGGCATCGAACATTTCAAGAAAACGGTCAACCTCCGCTACTTCAGCTGGGATGTGAAATGGATGCTAGCGCAGCAATTTCTCCCTTTGGCCAGGGCCTGGTTCCAGGCTCGGGAATGGAACATATTCTTTCGCGGCGCCGGCATCGATTCTGCGGGAGGAAGAAAAATTTTCGGCCCGGTGATGGGATACCTCTACGGGATCGCCCTGGCTCTCATGAAGAAATTTGTGGCCATGAGGGATCCCTTGGGCCTCATGGATTCGTTGGAGGAGCCGCTCACCGGGGACCCGATCTACATCCGCCGCGATGGACTCCGCTTATCCCAAGATCTTTGCAACTCAGTCCACGAGTTTTATGCTGCCACCACTGGACTCGGCGGGGAGATCAAGGGCGATCTGGAGGTTGTCGAACTGGGTGCTGGATACGGCCGGGTTGGATTCGTCTTCCTGAAGGCGCTGAAAGGTTGCCGCTACACGGTGATCGACATCCCTCCTACGCTGTATGTGGCCCAGGAATACCTCTCTGCTGAATTTCCGGGGATTCCGATCTTCAAGTACCGGGATTTTTCCTCCTTCGATGAAATTCGGACCGAATTCGAAAATGCTCAGATCCGTTTCATTGCGGCACACCAGATCGAGCTGCTTCCAGAGAAGCATTTCGACCTGTTCCTGAACATCAGCTCCCTGGCGGAGATGACTCGGGAGCAGATCGATTTCTATTTCGCGCAGATCGACCGGCTCACCCGGCGGTTCTTCTACACCAAGCAATGGCGCAACTCACGGGCCCCCGGCAATGGTTTCCGCGTGACCGAATTCGGCTACCCGGTTCCAAAAACGTGGACGACCCTGTTCCATGAACGCCATCCGATGCAACGGTTCTTCTTCCACGCCTTGTACAGCCTGCCTCGATGA